The following are encoded together in the bacterium genome:
- a CDS encoding sigma-70 family RNA polymerase sigma factor has translation AFEELVNKYSRRILDYCRRLVGDAVVAEDLAQEAFVKFYLGLSSFDPSKSVSPYLYRIAHNRCLDWLRKRRVPTVSLVWEDEEGRGLREADAPDRTLAPDELAERAEVQQAIDEALASLPPTYRGALIMRHREGMSYEEIAEALGMPLGTVKARIHRGREKLQQTLAKYV, from the coding sequence CGCGTTCGAAGAGCTCGTCAATAAATATAGCCGCCGCATATTGGACTATTGCCGGCGGCTGGTGGGCGACGCCGTAGTCGCCGAAGACCTGGCGCAGGAGGCTTTCGTAAAATTCTACCTCGGCTTGTCCTCCTTCGACCCCTCCAAATCGGTTTCTCCGTATCTATATCGGATAGCGCATAACCGCTGCCTCGATTGGCTCCGCAAGAGGAGGGTGCCGACGGTCTCGCTGGTGTGGGAAGATGAAGAGGGGCGAGGACTCCGGGAGGCCGACGCGCCGGACCGGACGCTGGCGCCGGACGAACTCGCCGAACGAGCCGAAGTGCAACAGGCCATCGACGAGGCGCTGGCGTCCCTTCCGCCGACGTACCGCGGCGCGCTGATTATGCGGCACCGCGAGGGGATGTCGTACGAAGAAATTGCGGAGGCGTTGGGGATGCCGCTCGGGACCGTTAAGGCGCGCATCCACCGCGGCCGCGAAAAGCTGCAACAAACGCTGGCAAAATACGTATAA